One genomic segment of Fervidobacterium pennivorans includes these proteins:
- the atpD gene encoding F0F1 ATP synthase subunit beta: protein MSKKSIGKIVRVIGPVVDVKFQEGELPDIYDALVVTNPQTGKKLVLEVEQLIGDNTVRTVAMDSTDGLVRGLEVENTGEPIKAPVGRGVLGRMVNVIGEPIDEQGELKDVEFWPIHRPAPSMTEQKTEIEILETGLKVIDLLAPFPKGGKIGFFGGAGVGKTVLVMEMIRNIAIEHHGFSIFAGVGERTREGNDLYLEMSEAGVLNNTVLVFGQMNEPPGARFRVALTALTIAEYFRDVEGRDVLLFIDNIFRFVQAGSEVSALLGRMPSAVGYQPTLSTDMGELQERITSTKKGSITSVQAIYVPADDITDPAPATTFTHLDATIVLSRQLAALGLYPAVDPLDSTSKILDPNIVGKEHYEVARGVQEVLQRYKDLQDIIAILGMEELSEEDKLIVQRARKIQRFLTQPTHVAERFSGIPGVYVPIKETIRGFKEILEGRYDDLPEAAFYMVGTIDEAVEKAKKLMKSAVI from the coding sequence GTGTCCAAAAAGTCTATAGGTAAAATTGTAAGGGTAATAGGACCGGTTGTAGATGTAAAGTTCCAAGAAGGTGAATTGCCAGACATATACGATGCACTTGTGGTAACAAATCCACAAACTGGTAAGAAACTTGTTCTCGAAGTAGAACAGCTCATCGGTGATAACACTGTTAGAACGGTTGCTATGGACAGCACAGATGGTTTGGTCCGAGGTTTAGAGGTAGAAAATACCGGTGAGCCGATTAAAGCGCCCGTTGGACGTGGGGTTTTGGGAAGAATGGTTAATGTAATTGGTGAACCGATAGACGAGCAGGGTGAACTAAAAGATGTAGAATTCTGGCCCATCCACAGACCTGCTCCAAGTATGACAGAGCAAAAGACAGAGATAGAAATCCTTGAAACAGGTTTGAAGGTTATTGACTTGCTTGCACCATTCCCGAAAGGTGGTAAGATAGGGTTCTTCGGTGGTGCAGGTGTTGGAAAAACAGTGCTCGTTATGGAAATGATTCGAAACATAGCGATTGAGCACCATGGTTTCTCCATATTTGCTGGTGTTGGGGAACGAACTAGGGAAGGAAATGACCTATACCTAGAAATGTCGGAGGCAGGAGTTCTGAATAACACGGTTCTCGTTTTTGGTCAGATGAACGAACCGCCGGGAGCAAGGTTTAGAGTTGCTCTTACGGCGTTGACAATAGCTGAATATTTCAGGGATGTTGAAGGTAGAGACGTGTTGCTTTTCATTGACAATATCTTCAGGTTTGTCCAAGCTGGAAGTGAAGTCTCCGCTTTGCTTGGAAGAATGCCATCTGCTGTTGGATATCAACCAACATTATCAACTGATATGGGTGAATTACAAGAAAGAATAACCTCAACAAAGAAAGGTTCAATCACATCCGTACAGGCTATTTATGTTCCTGCTGATGATATTACAGACCCTGCTCCAGCAACAACGTTTACACACTTGGATGCTACGATAGTCCTTTCAAGGCAGCTTGCGGCACTTGGTCTTTATCCGGCTGTCGACCCACTTGACTCTACCTCGAAGATACTTGATCCAAATATCGTTGGTAAAGAGCATTACGAAGTTGCTCGCGGTGTGCAAGAAGTGTTGCAAAGATATAAGGACCTGCAAGATATAATCGCCATACTTGGTATGGAAGAACTCTCCGAAGAAGATAAATTGATAGTCCAAAGAGCAAGAAAAATCCAAAGATTCCTAACTCAACCAACACATGTTGCCGAGAGGTTCTCTGGAATACCCGGAGTTTACGTTCCGATTAAAGAAACTATTAGAGGGTTCAAAGAAATTCTTGAAGGTAGATACGATGATTTACCTGAGGCTGCGTTCTACATGGTTGGGACAATAGATGAAGCCGTTGAAAAAGCCAAGAAACTAATGAAATCAGCGGTTATATGA
- a CDS encoding F0F1 ATP synthase subunit delta, with protein MMYSAIASKYAMALYNVSKVNNKTEEYKDRLKVLAQIYDYMSIFLNNQAIKPEKRAQVVCQLMNELGFPADQPFSRFVYLLISNKRLKYIKQILAFFDFTVLEDKGLIPVDITAAMDLSTEEEKLLSEFVKKHSGREPVFSITVDENLIAGVVMEFAGKRFDASIKGRLENLARNVLRREG; from the coding sequence ATGATGTACTCGGCTATAGCTAGTAAATACGCAATGGCTTTGTATAATGTGTCAAAAGTTAATAACAAGACAGAGGAATACAAAGACAGACTCAAAGTGTTGGCACAGATATACGATTATATGTCTATATTTTTGAACAACCAGGCAATAAAGCCTGAAAAGCGTGCTCAGGTTGTTTGTCAATTAATGAACGAGTTAGGGTTTCCTGCAGACCAACCTTTCAGTCGATTTGTTTATTTATTGATAAGTAACAAAAGACTTAAGTACATCAAACAAATACTTGCGTTCTTTGATTTCACTGTTCTTGAAGATAAAGGTCTAATACCTGTTGATATAACTGCAGCCATGGATTTAAGTACCGAGGAAGAAAAACTGTTATCGGAATTTGTTAAGAAACACTCAGGGAGAGAACCTGTGTTCAGCATTACTGTAGATGAGAATTTAATAGCAGGTGTCGTCATGGAATTTGCCGGAAAAAGGTTCGATGCAAGTATCAAAGGTAGACTTGAGAATTTAGCCCGTAACGTGCTGAGAAGAGAGGGGTGA
- a CDS encoding F0F1 ATP synthase subunit C: MEQLTPEVIRELAKAIAVAGKAIGAGLAMGIGAIGPGVGEGNVGAHAMDAIARQPELTNVITTRMILADAIAETTGIYSLVIAFLILFAL; this comes from the coding sequence ATGGAACAACTCACACCTGAGGTTATTAGGGAACTTGCAAAAGCTATTGCAGTTGCGGGAAAGGCTATAGGTGCAGGGCTTGCTATGGGTATCGGTGCTATCGGTCCTGGTGTTGGTGAAGGTAATGTTGGAGCACATGCTATGGACGCTATCGCAAGACAACCAGAATTAACAAACGTAATAACAACGCGTATGATTCTTGCTGACGCTATTGCAGAAACAACAGGTATTTATTCTCTTGTTATCGCGTTCCTGATACTCTTCGCACTGTGA
- a CDS encoding M24 family metallopeptidase — protein sequence MRPTNSKLEKVKARVFEKDVDAILVINIENSNSVTTRYLSGFTGSFSALLITPRRHIIITDSRYWVQVKEESTFELVKYVPPRSFLDTVVELIRNLDLRKLALEKERISASIYDTLKEKLPDCEFEDISSLMVDVRSIKDEDEIEKIKVAVEIAQDAFKKMLEIVKPGIKEKELAAYLEYQMKLLGADDIAFDTIVASGYRGALPHGRASDKTIEKGEPVVVDWGARYKGYNSDLTRVFCIGEPNSKVKEVHRIVFEAQQKALEAIKAGVTGREIDAIARNYIQEAGYGEYFGHGLGHGLGLEVHENPGLSFRWDKPLQPGQVVTVEPGIYLEGEFGIRIEEDVVVRENGCEVLTTLTRELIII from the coding sequence ATGAGACCTACAAATTCAAAACTCGAGAAGGTAAAAGCACGTGTTTTTGAAAAAGATGTTGATGCCATCCTTGTCATAAACATCGAAAATTCTAACAGTGTTACAACTCGATACTTATCCGGGTTCACGGGAAGTTTTTCTGCACTTTTGATTACACCAAGAAGGCACATAATAATAACAGATTCCAGATATTGGGTACAGGTTAAAGAAGAAAGCACTTTTGAACTTGTTAAGTATGTTCCGCCGAGGAGCTTTTTGGATACCGTTGTCGAGCTAATAAGAAATTTAGACTTGAGAAAATTGGCTTTAGAAAAAGAGCGCATCTCTGCAAGTATTTACGATACACTCAAAGAAAAGCTTCCTGATTGTGAATTTGAGGACATATCTTCGTTAATGGTTGATGTGAGATCTATAAAAGATGAAGATGAGATAGAAAAAATAAAAGTCGCTGTTGAAATCGCACAAGATGCTTTCAAAAAGATGCTAGAAATTGTCAAACCTGGAATAAAAGAGAAAGAACTTGCTGCATATCTTGAGTACCAGATGAAACTGTTAGGAGCCGATGATATAGCATTTGATACTATTGTTGCTTCGGGTTATAGGGGGGCACTCCCACACGGGCGTGCGTCCGATAAAACTATTGAGAAAGGTGAACCTGTGGTCGTTGATTGGGGTGCAAGATACAAGGGATACAACAGTGATTTAACACGTGTGTTTTGTATCGGGGAACCAAATTCAAAAGTTAAAGAAGTGCACAGGATAGTCTTTGAAGCCCAGCAAAAAGCTTTGGAAGCTATAAAGGCTGGCGTTACCGGAAGAGAAATCGATGCTATAGCGAGAAACTATATTCAAGAAGCTGGATACGGAGAATACTTTGGTCATGGCTTAGGTCACGGGTTGGGACTTGAAGTCCACGAAAATCCAGGTCTTAGTTTCAGATGGGACAAACCTCTGCAACCGGGGCAAGTTGTTACCGTGGAACCGGGCATATATCTCGAAGGTGAATTCGGTATTAGAATTGAAGAAGATGTTGTTGTTAGGGAGAACGGCTGCGAGGTATTGACAACTCTTACAAGAGAATTGATAATCATCTAA
- the atpB gene encoding F0F1 ATP synthase subunit A, with translation MSKKKMSTKAKIQLTVFLIIYTTVGLLNAKLMTAPPSEALKNIANRWIVQFGPTNVWYYRINPMTVIMSFVVIIVILAFARSVHKEFSLIPNRKQAFAESLMDFLYEIVESSVPNEKYARTVFKISMTLFIYIAVSNLIGGFIPGISADVSIAENGARTVKFVLFSDTWFPPTGDLNTNLTYAVMVFIISQYFAIKTKGVKGWLKGFLEPVAFMLPMNIVGELAKPLSHAMRLFGNITGGGILVLVISYLVKYMFLPPFLWGYFGIFSGLIQAFVFSTLAIAYMSSQIEG, from the coding sequence TTGAGCAAAAAGAAAATGAGTACAAAAGCAAAAATACAACTAACTGTTTTCCTTATAATTTACACTACAGTTGGGCTTTTGAATGCTAAACTTATGACGGCTCCTCCATCCGAAGCCCTGAAGAACATAGCCAATCGTTGGATTGTTCAGTTTGGTCCAACAAATGTATGGTATTACCGCATCAACCCGATGACAGTAATTATGTCTTTTGTCGTAATTATAGTAATACTTGCTTTTGCAAGGTCTGTTCATAAAGAATTTTCTCTTATACCAAATAGAAAGCAAGCTTTTGCCGAATCTTTGATGGATTTCTTGTACGAGATTGTTGAAAGCAGTGTTCCAAATGAGAAATACGCAAGAACTGTTTTCAAAATCTCTATGACTTTGTTCATATACATTGCAGTCTCGAACCTTATTGGTGGTTTCATTCCCGGAATATCAGCAGATGTTTCGATAGCTGAGAATGGTGCAAGGACTGTTAAATTTGTTCTTTTCAGTGATACGTGGTTCCCACCTACAGGTGATTTGAATACCAACCTTACCTATGCAGTTATGGTATTCATAATAAGCCAGTATTTTGCGATAAAGACAAAAGGCGTGAAAGGATGGTTAAAAGGTTTTCTTGAGCCTGTTGCATTTATGCTTCCCATGAACATTGTTGGTGAACTTGCTAAACCTCTTTCACATGCAATGCGTCTTTTTGGAAATATAACCGGTGGTGGTATACTTGTCTTGGTCATAAGCTATTTAGTCAAGTACATGTTCTTACCACCTTTCCTATGGGGTTACTTCGGTATATTCTCGGGGTTAATACAAGCATTTGTATTCTCAACATTGGCAATTGCTTACATGTCTTCACAAATTGAAGGATGA
- a CDS encoding DegV family protein gives MAVVIDSTTKLRKDFHTDIEIYTIPVRVFINGEELDDSDDITDKILGAIEKGEKVETSLPRVDVVEKTFHELHKKYDVVYVLSISSLLSGTYNLFYTIANKYENVFVFDSKSVSIQNTYILERMLKDIELGKKIGEDDIISYRDDTLFLVAVFDVTQLQKSGRIGKITSVFGKMLQIKPILTIARDGEVQLVQKAIGVNKVKEVIKEKAKEFVEKAKKKEKGIRIYAAVGKEDYKDFIYEVAQLYDVKPYFVDIGPAVTTHVGKEGFGILLGLDF, from the coding sequence ATTGCAGTTGTTATAGATAGTACCACGAAGTTAAGGAAAGATTTTCACACAGATATTGAGATATACACCATACCTGTTCGAGTGTTTATAAATGGCGAAGAACTCGATGATTCGGATGATATAACTGACAAGATACTTGGTGCAATTGAGAAAGGAGAAAAAGTGGAAACTTCTTTGCCACGTGTGGATGTAGTTGAAAAGACTTTTCATGAGCTGCACAAAAAATACGACGTTGTTTATGTTTTATCAATCTCTTCACTGCTTAGCGGAACATACAATCTTTTCTATACAATAGCGAACAAATACGAGAATGTTTTCGTTTTCGATTCAAAAAGTGTTAGCATACAGAATACTTACATTTTAGAGAGGATGTTGAAAGACATAGAGCTTGGTAAAAAAATAGGTGAAGATGATATAATATCATATAGAGACGATACGCTTTTTTTAGTAGCGGTCTTCGATGTAACACAGCTTCAAAAGAGTGGCAGAATTGGAAAGATTACTTCGGTATTTGGTAAAATGCTGCAGATAAAACCTATCCTTACTATTGCTCGAGATGGTGAAGTTCAGTTAGTGCAAAAAGCTATTGGTGTCAATAAAGTAAAAGAGGTAATCAAAGAAAAAGCAAAGGAATTCGTTGAAAAAGCAAAGAAAAAAGAAAAAGGAATAAGAATTTACGCAGCAGTTGGAAAAGAAGATTACAAAGATTTTATCTACGAAGTAGCGCAACTGTATGACGTAAAACCTTACTTTGTTGACATTGGACCCGCTGTTACAACGCATGTTGGTAAAGAAGGATTCGGAATACTCTTGGGCTTAGATTTTTGA
- the atpG gene encoding ATP synthase F1 subunit gamma, with product MSRGKLLQIKRKINATQSLKKITKAMEMVSTARIKKVEKRLQMAREFLNETKRITARVHFEVKHPFVTGEGKKALVVIGTDMGLCGSFPTEIAKKAIYLDKKENFDQLYIVGAKIAPIFRSNPKVVRIYEHVYETPTFDFTKTLINDLLANGVGTVKVVYGKFKNKLAQIPDVYVLTPIKVEEGSKEEPFEKGDRYEFEPTEESFQNALVEFYASSVLYALAFETKISELYARQNAMRNATENAEEVVRLLTIEYNKARQASITQELIEIVTGADALKEE from the coding sequence ATGAGTCGAGGTAAATTACTCCAGATAAAAAGAAAAATCAACGCGACTCAGTCTTTGAAGAAGATAACAAAAGCGATGGAAATGGTTTCAACTGCGCGTATTAAAAAAGTTGAAAAAAGATTACAAATGGCACGAGAGTTTCTGAACGAGACGAAGAGGATAACAGCTCGTGTTCATTTTGAAGTAAAACACCCATTTGTGACAGGAGAAGGAAAGAAGGCACTTGTTGTTATAGGAACAGACATGGGTTTGTGTGGGTCATTTCCAACTGAAATTGCAAAGAAAGCGATATATCTTGATAAAAAGGAGAACTTTGACCAACTTTACATTGTCGGAGCAAAAATCGCACCTATTTTTAGAAGTAATCCTAAGGTTGTTCGAATATACGAACATGTCTACGAAACTCCTACGTTTGATTTCACAAAAACTTTGATTAATGACTTACTGGCAAACGGTGTTGGGACGGTAAAGGTTGTGTACGGAAAGTTTAAAAACAAGCTAGCACAAATTCCGGATGTTTACGTTTTAACACCAATAAAGGTAGAAGAAGGTTCCAAAGAAGAACCTTTTGAAAAAGGTGACAGATACGAATTTGAGCCAACGGAAGAAAGCTTCCAAAACGCGTTAGTAGAATTCTATGCCTCAAGTGTTTTATATGCATTGGCTTTTGAAACAAAAATAAGCGAACTTTACGCACGTCAGAATGCAATGAGAAACGCCACAGAAAATGCAGAAGAAGTTGTTAGACTATTAACTATCGAATACAACAAAGCACGCCAAGCATCTATAACACAAGAACTCATAGAGATAGTGACCGGTGCAGATGCGTTGAAGGAAGAATAA
- a CDS encoding AtpZ/AtpI family protein — translation MVDQHSKGEKKIQQGKGIGNELSKLNLISSLGFTIIANILVGFVLGAFLDNLFSTARLFKIIFIILGTLSGVYNGIKYLVQELERYDKIDNVDSRDGKIPNLKNHEHKHREDGKDE, via the coding sequence GTGGTTGACCAACATAGCAAAGGTGAGAAAAAAATACAACAAGGTAAAGGGATCGGTAACGAATTATCAAAACTAAATCTTATATCCAGTTTAGGATTCACAATTATAGCAAATATCTTAGTTGGTTTCGTTCTTGGTGCCTTTTTAGATAATTTGTTCTCAACTGCAAGGCTTTTTAAAATAATTTTCATAATTCTTGGAACCTTATCAGGAGTTTATAACGGAATAAAGTACCTGGTTCAAGAGCTGGAAAGATATGATAAAATAGATAATGTTGATAGTAGAGATGGTAAAATACCAAACTTGAAGAACCATGAGCATAAGCACAGGGAAGATGGAAAAGATGAGTAA
- a CDS encoding DegV family protein — translation MKNIYLFDSSVDYQPGLDFGVPTDMFPLRVYVDSTEYIDKVTITDEQFYNYCLSGAKVSTSQPKPEMMREKLTKYSKEYENVYVVTISQKLSGTYDTISSIVNDEKLKNVTVLNSKSGSVKTTYVLYRVINAAENGLKVTQELVDTFVKDSLLVFSVSSLEYLERGGRIGHAKALLGKLLKIKPILTTTGDGYTASLGMERTYDGLIRRMRELTKEFMAKLENPVVIGGYGVSYMKEHLDKLLEGLNVHSIARIGPAIAAHVGPEVFGLVVGRGF, via the coding sequence ATGAAGAATATATACCTTTTTGACAGTTCTGTAGATTATCAACCTGGTCTTGACTTTGGAGTTCCGACTGATATGTTTCCACTTCGAGTGTATGTAGATAGTACGGAATACATCGATAAAGTAACAATAACAGATGAGCAATTTTATAATTACTGTCTCTCGGGTGCTAAAGTTTCCACATCGCAGCCGAAACCAGAAATGATGAGAGAAAAACTGACAAAATACTCAAAAGAGTACGAAAATGTATACGTAGTTACGATATCTCAGAAGCTAAGCGGAACGTACGATACTATATCATCTATTGTTAACGATGAAAAGCTGAAAAATGTAACAGTCTTAAACTCCAAAAGTGGAAGCGTAAAAACAACGTACGTGTTGTATCGGGTGATTAATGCGGCGGAAAATGGCTTGAAGGTTACACAGGAACTTGTCGATACATTTGTGAAAGATAGTTTGTTAGTTTTCTCAGTCTCATCGCTTGAATATCTTGAACGTGGTGGAAGGATAGGCCATGCGAAGGCACTTCTTGGGAAACTTTTAAAGATTAAGCCAATTCTTACAACAACAGGTGATGGATATACTGCTTCGTTAGGTATGGAAAGGACCTACGATGGACTTATAAGACGTATGAGAGAACTTACTAAAGAATTTATGGCAAAACTTGAAAATCCTGTTGTAATTGGTGGATACGGAGTTTCCTACATGAAAGAACATCTTGACAAACTTCTGGAAGGACTCAATGTTCACTCGATAGCACGAATAGGACCAGCAATCGCTGCACATGTTG
- the atpA gene encoding F0F1 ATP synthase subunit alpha, whose product MRLNPGEIVRVLESKIAEYQEEIKLEDVGKVIQVGDGIARVYGLNNVMANEMVEFVETGTKGLAFNLEEDNVGIIILGDYKEIKEGHTVRRLNKIMEVPVGEGLLGRVVNPLGEPLDGLGPIQYSQTRPVEFKAPGVIYRKPVDTPLQTGLKVIDSLIPIGRGQRELIIGDRQTGKTAIAIDTIINQKGKGVYCIYVAIGQKASAVARIVEKLRQTGAMEYTIVVVASSSDPAALQYLAPYAGCAMGEYFMFNGKDALVVYDDLSKHAVAYRQISLLLRRPPGREAYPGDVFYLHSRLLERAARLDEKYGGGSLTALPIIETQANDISAYIPTNVISITDGQIYLEPNLFYAGQRPAVNIGLSVSRVGGAAQIKAMKQVAGSLKLDLAQYRELETFAQFATELDPATQAQITRGQRLMELMKQPQYSPMEVEEQVVVLFAGVNGYLDDLPVSAVRPFEDGFLKFVKEKYKDVLDEIRTNKQISKELEERLHKIIKEFKEEFVKVYGK is encoded by the coding sequence TTGAGATTAAACCCTGGAGAGATTGTAAGAGTTTTGGAAAGCAAAATAGCAGAGTATCAAGAAGAGATAAAGCTTGAAGATGTTGGAAAAGTAATTCAAGTAGGAGATGGTATTGCAAGAGTTTACGGTTTGAATAACGTGATGGCAAACGAAATGGTCGAGTTCGTGGAAACCGGAACTAAAGGTTTGGCTTTCAACCTGGAAGAGGATAATGTTGGTATCATAATCCTTGGTGATTACAAAGAGATAAAAGAAGGTCATACGGTCAGAAGACTAAATAAAATCATGGAAGTTCCTGTCGGAGAGGGGCTTCTAGGGCGTGTTGTGAATCCTCTTGGAGAACCACTTGATGGACTTGGACCGATTCAGTACAGTCAAACACGTCCTGTTGAATTTAAAGCACCAGGTGTTATTTACAGAAAACCTGTTGATACGCCGCTCCAGACAGGACTTAAGGTTATAGACTCTTTGATACCGATTGGAAGAGGACAAAGGGAGCTAATAATCGGAGATAGACAGACTGGAAAGACAGCGATAGCTATAGACACCATTATTAACCAAAAAGGAAAAGGAGTCTACTGTATCTACGTAGCGATTGGCCAGAAAGCATCAGCCGTTGCTCGAATAGTTGAAAAACTCAGGCAGACAGGTGCAATGGAATACACAATTGTTGTCGTTGCATCATCCTCAGATCCCGCAGCACTACAATACCTTGCACCATATGCTGGTTGTGCAATGGGAGAATACTTTATGTTTAACGGCAAGGATGCACTTGTAGTCTACGACGACTTATCCAAACACGCGGTTGCTTACAGGCAAATTTCATTGTTACTTAGAAGACCGCCAGGAAGGGAAGCTTATCCAGGTGATGTGTTCTATCTACATTCAAGATTGTTAGAACGTGCGGCACGCCTTGATGAAAAATACGGAGGAGGTTCTCTCACAGCTCTTCCGATAATTGAAACACAAGCGAACGATATCTCTGCATATATTCCAACAAACGTTATTTCAATTACTGACGGGCAAATATACCTTGAGCCGAACTTATTCTACGCAGGGCAAAGACCCGCTGTCAACATAGGTCTTTCCGTTTCACGTGTTGGTGGAGCGGCACAAATAAAGGCAATGAAGCAAGTCGCTGGCTCACTTAAACTTGATTTAGCCCAATACCGCGAACTTGAAACATTTGCACAGTTTGCTACAGAATTAGACCCAGCGACTCAAGCTCAAATAACAAGAGGGCAGAGATTGATGGAACTCATGAAACAACCTCAATACAGTCCTATGGAAGTTGAAGAGCAAGTAGTTGTACTCTTCGCTGGAGTTAACGGATACCTCGATGATTTACCAGTCTCCGCAGTTCGACCATTTGAAGATGGATTTTTAAAGTTTGTGAAAGAAAAGTACAAAGATGTCCTCGATGAAATAAGAACGAACAAGCAAATATCAAAAGAACTTGAGGAAAGACTGCACAAGATAATCAAGGAGTTCAAGGAAGAGTTTGTAAAAGTTTATGGGAAGTGA
- the atpF gene encoding F0F1 ATP synthase subunit B has product MDLFEINLTAVVQLLSFLFLLWMLNKLLYKPFFSIMDKRREKIESDLAEAEQLRKSADAMKKQAEEELKAARQRAEQVIAAAEREAEKIIEDAKQRAQKEAEKIIINAQSEIERQRQETISQVQSIATEIAISLAMKVLKDVVDEKAKREYLMKIIREYEK; this is encoded by the coding sequence ATGGATCTTTTTGAAATTAATTTAACAGCTGTTGTTCAGCTCCTCAGCTTTTTATTTTTGCTATGGATGCTGAACAAGCTTCTCTATAAACCTTTCTTCTCGATAATGGATAAGAGAAGAGAAAAGATAGAAAGCGATTTAGCCGAAGCCGAGCAACTTCGTAAAAGTGCTGATGCAATGAAAAAACAAGCTGAAGAGGAGCTCAAGGCTGCGCGGCAAAGGGCAGAGCAAGTCATAGCAGCGGCAGAAAGAGAGGCCGAAAAAATAATTGAGGATGCAAAACAAAGAGCTCAGAAAGAAGCTGAAAAAATAATTATCAATGCTCAATCAGAAATCGAAAGGCAAAGACAAGAGACGATTTCCCAAGTGCAATCTATAGCAACTGAGATTGCCATTAGCCTTGCGATGAAGGTTTTAAAGGATGTTGTAGATGAAAAGGCAAAAAGAGAATACCTTATGAAAATCATAAGGGAGTATGAAAAATGA
- a CDS encoding F0F1 ATP synthase subunit epsilon: MKIKIVTPYKIVEFNNAKLIVFKTVEGEMGVLDKRAPIITKLAISDVRIQTEEGEEKLKVIDGFLHCDGNSNVVILTEEVGKPEEFDPHKFRKEE, encoded by the coding sequence ATGAAAATAAAGATAGTTACTCCATATAAAATTGTCGAGTTTAATAATGCAAAGTTGATAGTTTTTAAAACTGTCGAAGGTGAAATGGGTGTTCTCGATAAGAGAGCACCCATTATTACAAAACTAGCAATTTCGGATGTTCGTATCCAAACTGAAGAAGGAGAAGAAAAGCTAAAGGTAATTGACGGTTTTCTACACTGTGATGGTAATAGTAACGTTGTGATACTTACCGAAGAGGTTGGAAAGCCGGAAGAATTTGACCCTCACAAGTTTCGAAAGGAGGAATAA